The Dendropsophus ebraccatus isolate aDenEbr1 chromosome 10, aDenEbr1.pat, whole genome shotgun sequence genome has a segment encoding these proteins:
- the SLITRK2 gene encoding SLIT and NTRK-like protein 2, protein MLNSILLLSVMSVTAILKTESRKTAKDICKIRCLCEEKENVLNINCENKGFTSVSLLLPPQSRIYQLFLNGNLLSRLYPNEFVNYSNAVTLHLGNNELQEIRTGAFNGLKTLKRLHLNNNKLEVLREETFQGLESLEYLQADYNFISVIEAGAFSKLNKLKVLILNDNLLLSLPNNVFRFVLLTHLDLRGNRLKMLPFAGVLEHIGGIMEIQLEENPWNCTCDLIPLKAWLDTITVFVGEIVCETPFRLHGKDVTQLTRQDLCPRKSASDTNQRSAPFPDTRIQRMPPTFNPAVSPTRAPKASRPPKTRNRPTPRVTVSKDRQIFGPIMVYQTKSPVPLSCPESCVCTSQTSDSGLTVNCQERKISNISDLQPKPSNPRKMYLTGNYLQIVYKTDLLEFYSLDLLHLGNNRIAVIQEGAFSNLTSLRRLYLNGNYLEILYPSMFEGLYSLQYLYLEYNVIKDIFPRTFDALSNLQLLFLNNNLLRSLPDNVFGGTALTRLNLRNNHFSYLPVKGVLDQLTAFIQIDLQENPWDCTCDILGLKNWIEQSSSTVVVQEVTCESPLKHAGEHLRIVSKEAICPENPHLADATVLSFNHKTYTPHPSGISPSPYPELHTEVPLSVLILGLLVVFILSVCFGAGLFVFVLKRRKGVQSVPSSSANNLDINSFQLQYGSYNTNSNDKTEAHVYNYIPPPVGQMCQNPIYMQKEGDPVAYYRNLQEFSYSKLDHKKEDPSAYTISTTELLEKSSATAEPELLYQNITERVKELPSGGVVHYNFCTLPKRQLMPAYETRRQNQDRINKTVLYGTPRKYFAEQSKPEHLLFQGKMQSEPDYLEVLEKQTAISQL, encoded by the coding sequence ATGCTGAACAGCATTTTGTTGCTGAGTGTTATGTCAGTGACTGCAATCTTAAAGACAGAGAGTCGTAAAACTGCCAAAGATATATGCAAGATCCGCTGTCTGTGTGAGGAGAAGGAGAATGTGCTAAATATCAATTGTGAGAATAAAGGGTTCACCAGTGTCAGCCTGCTGCTGCCTCCCCAGTCAAGAATCTATCAGCTTTTCCTTAATGGCAACTTACTGAGCAGGCTATACCCAAATGAGTTTGTCAATTACTCGAATGCAGTGACTTTACATTTGGGTAACAATGAACTTCAGGAAATCAGAACTGGTGCTTTCAATGGGCTTAAGACACTGAAAAGATTACATCTCAATAATAACAAATTAGAAGTGTTAAGAGAGGAAACTTTCCAGGGCCTCGAGAGTCTCGAATATCTGCAAGCAGATTACAATTTCATCAGTGTTATCGAAGCTGGTGCTTTCAGCAAGCTGAATAAATTAAAAGTCTTGATTCTCAATGACAATCTCCTGTTATCGCTCCCAAACAACGTATTTCGCTTTGTACTTTTAACTCATTTGGATCTAAGAGGCAATAGACTCAAAATGCTGCCCTTTGCTGGTGTCCTTGAGCACATTGGAGGGATTATGGAGATTCAACTAGAGGAGAACCCTTGGAATTGTACCTGTGATTTGATTCCCCTGAAAGCATGGCTTGATACCATCACTGTATTTGTGGGTGAGATTGTTTGTGAGACTCCTTTTAGACTGCATGGAAAAGATGTTACACAGCTCACTAGGCAAGATCTGTGTCCTAGGAAAAGTGCAAGTGATACAAATCAGAGATCTGCACCGTTTCCAGATACTCGCATACAACGGATGCCTCCAACATTTAACCCTGCAGTGAGCCCAACCAGAGCTCCAAAAGCCAGCCGACCACCCAAGACCCGGAACCGACCCACTCCTAGAGTTACAGTATCCAAAGATAGGCAGATTTTTGGGCCTATCATGGTGTACCAGACTAAGTCTCCAGTTCCTCTAAGCTGTCCAGAAAGTTGTGTTTGCACGTCTCAGACCTCTGACAGTGGCTTAACTGTCAATTGTCAAGAGAGAAAAATTAGCAACATTTCTGATCTTCAGCCTAAGCCCAGCAATCCGAGAAAGATGTATCTGACAGGTAACTATCTACAAATTGTTTATAAGACTGATCTTCTCGAATTTTATTCCCTGGACTTGTTACACTTGGGAAACAATCGAATTGCAGTCATACAAGAAGGTGCCTTTTCAAATCTGACAAGCTTACGTAGACTTTATCTCAATGGCAATTACCTTGAAATATTATACCCATCCATGTTTGAAGGCTTGTACAGTTTGCAATATCTTTATTTAGAGTACAATGTAATAAAGGACATTTTTCCACGTACGTTCGATGCCCTCAGCAACTTACAGCTCTTGTTTCTGAACAACAATTTACTGAGATCACTGCCTGATAATGTGTTTGGTGGTACTGCCCTGACCAGATTAAATCTAAGGAACAACCATTTCTCATATCTGCCTGTAAAGGGAGTTCTTGATCAGCTCACTGCCTTCATACAGATAGATCTCCAGGAAAACCCTTGGGATTGCACATGTGATATTTTAGGTTTGAAAAACTGGATTGAGCAATCGAGCTCCACTGTGGTTGTTCAGGAAGTAACCTGTGAGTCACCGCTTAAACATGCTGGAGAACATCTAAGGATTGTGTCAAAAGAGGCAATATGTCCAGAGAACCCACATTTAGCGGATGCAACCGTGCTATCTTTCAATCACAAAACCTACACACCCCATCCTTCCGGTATATCACCAAGTCCTTATCCAGAACTGCACACTGAGGTTCCTCTGTCAGTGCTCATTCTGGGATTACTAGTGGTTTTCATTCTTTCTGTGTGTTTTGGGGCAGGCCTGTTTGTTTTTGTGTTAAAAAGACGAAAAGGGGTACAGAGTGTCCCAAGCAGCAGTGCAAACAATCTAGATATCAACTCTTTCCAACTGCAGTATGGGTCATACAACACCAATTCCAATGATAAAACTGAGGCCCATGTGTACAATTACATCCCACCACCTGTTGGGCAAATGTGCCAGAACCCTATTTACATGCAAAAAGAAGGAGACCCTGTTGCTTACTACAGAAACCTACAAGAGTTTAGTTACAGCAAACTGGACCACAAAAAGGAGGACCCATCTGCATACACAATAAGCACAACTGAACTGCTGGAAAAGTCCTCTGCTACAGCAGAGCCAGAACTTTTGTACCAGAATATTACAGAGAGGGTAAAGGAATTGCCCAGTGGAGGGGTAGTTCATTATAACTTTTGCACCTTGCCTAAAAGGCAGCTCATGCCTGCATATGAAACGAGGCGCCAGAACCAAGACAGGATAAATAAAACTGTTTTATATGGCACCCCCAGAAAATACTTTGCAGAACAATCTAAACCGGAGCATCTTCTCTTTCAAGGAAAAATGCAATCGGAGCCAGATTACCTTGAGGTTTTGGAAAAGCAAACTGCAATAAGTCAGCTGTAG